The following coding sequences are from one Lolium rigidum isolate FL_2022 chromosome 6, APGP_CSIRO_Lrig_0.1, whole genome shotgun sequence window:
- the LOC124660001 gene encoding uncharacterized protein At1g15400-like yields the protein MAGLQRSSETFRRSGSSGMVWEDKNMSASGKETMAPAARTQRSGSGGHGGGYKAGNVQPALDPPSPRVAACGFCGIFSKDSKEAPQPRHRAGGKGKRR from the coding sequence ATGGCGGGGCTGCAGCGATCGAGCGAGACGTTCCGGCGGTCGGGTTCGTCGGGGATGGTGTGGGAGGACAAGAACATGTCGGCGTCGGGCAAGGAGACCATGGCTCCCGCCGCGCGGACGCAGCGGAGCGGCTCCGGCGGGCACGGCGGCGGGTACAAGGCCGGCAACGTCCAGCCCGCGCTCGACCCGCCCTCCCCGCGCGTCGCCGCCTGCGGCTTCTGCGGCATCTTCAGCAAGGACAGCAAGGAGGCGCCCCAGCCCCGGCACCGCGCCGGCGGCAAGGGGAAGCGCCGGTGA